One Peribacillus simplex NBRC 15720 = DSM 1321 genomic region harbors:
- a CDS encoding AI-2E family transporter produces the protein MFKTKLHFWTLELLLLSLLFYVGTKISFLFEPIVIFTSTLFFPILISGFLYFLFNPTVEFLVKRRVPRGLSILLLYVFFLGLISLLVGLVGPSLSKQVTDLINNLPEYFNQTRKFIEDSADSKWFLWTMEQDYVSLKEVGDSLQKYLTDLPSNITNSLSSVFSVVTNITLVVVTVPFILFYMLKDGDKLPAAIMKFVPVRYRKPALTVLQETGGTLTTYIQGQMLVCMFVGIGTFIGYVIIGLPYAFLFALIGAVTNIIPYVGPFIGAAPAVIVALIHSPTEALLVILVVTVIQQLDGNFISPLVIGKKLNTHPLTIIILLLVAGNIAGIIGMILAVPTYSVVKTIVLNIVKFIRIRKEEKLEEDILE, from the coding sequence TTGTTCAAGACAAAATTACATTTTTGGACGTTAGAGTTATTACTATTGTCTTTACTTTTTTATGTTGGTACAAAGATTTCTTTTCTTTTTGAACCAATAGTCATTTTTACATCTACATTGTTCTTTCCAATCTTGATTTCGGGTTTTCTCTACTTTTTGTTCAACCCCACTGTTGAATTCCTGGTTAAAAGAAGAGTGCCTAGGGGATTGTCGATATTATTGCTATATGTATTTTTCCTGGGATTGATTAGTTTGTTGGTCGGTCTGGTTGGCCCGTCACTGTCCAAACAGGTTACGGATTTAATCAATAACCTCCCGGAATATTTCAATCAAACAAGGAAGTTTATTGAAGATTCAGCTGATTCAAAATGGTTTTTGTGGACGATGGAACAAGACTATGTTTCCCTGAAAGAAGTGGGCGACTCGCTTCAGAAATATTTGACTGATTTACCTAGTAATATTACGAACAGTTTATCTTCCGTTTTCAGCGTAGTGACGAATATTACTTTAGTGGTCGTAACGGTTCCTTTCATCCTATTTTATATGTTGAAGGATGGGGATAAACTTCCGGCCGCCATTATGAAATTCGTTCCGGTTCGCTATAGAAAACCAGCTTTAACAGTACTTCAGGAAACTGGAGGGACGCTTACTACATACATACAAGGGCAGATGCTTGTTTGCATGTTTGTCGGGATCGGAACGTTCATCGGGTATGTAATCATTGGTTTGCCTTACGCGTTCTTATTCGCACTGATTGGTGCTGTAACCAATATCATTCCATATGTAGGTCCGTTTATCGGAGCCGCTCCTGCTGTCATTGTGGCATTGATTCATTCACCGACCGAGGCGTTATTGGTCATTCTGGTTGTAACGGTCATTCAGCAATTGGATGGTAATTTCATTTCACCGTTAGTCATCGGGAAAAAATTGAACACACATCCGCTTACCATCATCATCTTATTGCTCGTCGCCGGAAACATTGCCGGTATCATCGGCATGATTTTGGCCGTTCCGACTTACTCCGTTGTTAAAACGATTGTATTGAATATCGTAAAATTCATCAGGATCCGAAAAGAGGAAAAGCTTGAAGAAGATATATTGGAATGA
- a CDS encoding acetyl-CoA hydrolase/transferase family protein has protein sequence MNESVFKKIRNEQFKGKVVTAEEAASWIKDGMKLGMSGFTRAGDAKVIPMALVERAKTEKFKVDVYTGASLGPEVDQHMAEAGIINKRLPFQADKGIRNKINADEVTYVDQHLSHTAEQVRQGIVGPIDFAIIEALAITEDGLIIPTTSVGNSAIFVQEAKHVIIELNVSHPEGLEGMHDIYTPAKQGEREPIPMTNASDRLGSIGIAVDPEKVMGIVVSTDLDAPSTIVPPDEETATIANHLINFLREEIKAGRLTESLAPLQSGVGSVANAVFAGFLDSEFKDLEVYSEVLQDAVFDLIDAGKVKFASGCSITLAEEKGKQVYGELEKYRDKLVLRPQEISNHPEIIRRLGLISINTALECDIYGNVNSTHVSGTRMMNGIGGSGDFARNSRLGIFVTKSYAKGGKISSIVPFVSHVDHTEHDVDVLVTEQGIADLRGLAPKERVELIIENCAHPDYRPQLRAYFTEAVAQTGGHQTPHILEKAFSWHTNLAKNGTMLEAVLQDQK, from the coding sequence ATGAACGAAAGCGTTTTCAAAAAAATTCGCAATGAACAATTTAAGGGGAAAGTAGTTACAGCGGAAGAAGCAGCTTCATGGATTAAAGATGGGATGAAACTCGGTATGAGTGGATTTACCCGTGCTGGTGATGCTAAGGTTATTCCAATGGCTTTAGTTGAAAGAGCTAAAACTGAAAAATTCAAAGTTGACGTTTATACTGGTGCTTCATTAGGACCGGAAGTCGACCAACATATGGCGGAAGCCGGTATCATAAACAAACGTTTGCCGTTCCAAGCGGATAAAGGCATTCGCAATAAAATAAATGCTGATGAAGTCACTTATGTAGATCAGCATTTATCTCATACAGCTGAACAAGTTCGTCAAGGCATTGTCGGACCTATAGATTTTGCAATCATCGAAGCGTTGGCGATTACGGAAGATGGATTGATCATCCCGACCACTTCTGTAGGTAACTCAGCCATATTCGTTCAAGAAGCTAAACATGTAATCATTGAATTGAACGTGTCCCATCCAGAAGGATTGGAAGGGATGCATGATATATATACACCAGCTAAACAGGGGGAACGTGAACCGATTCCTATGACTAACGCAAGTGATCGCCTTGGATCGATCGGTATTGCTGTTGATCCTGAAAAAGTAATGGGAATCGTCGTTTCTACAGATCTTGATGCACCTTCTACAATCGTGCCGCCTGATGAAGAAACTGCAACAATCGCCAACCACCTAATTAACTTCCTTCGTGAAGAAATCAAGGCTGGCCGTTTAACTGAAAGCCTTGCTCCGCTTCAGTCGGGTGTAGGTTCAGTGGCAAATGCAGTATTCGCTGGCTTCCTTGATTCTGAATTTAAAGATTTGGAAGTTTATTCAGAAGTGCTGCAAGATGCGGTATTTGATTTAATCGATGCTGGAAAAGTTAAATTCGCTTCAGGTTGTTCGATTACATTAGCTGAAGAAAAAGGTAAACAAGTTTACGGTGAGCTTGAAAAATACCGTGATAAACTAGTTCTTCGTCCACAAGAAATATCTAACCATCCTGAAATCATCCGTCGCCTTGGCTTGATTTCAATCAATACAGCGTTAGAGTGTGATATCTATGGGAACGTGAACTCGACACATGTTTCTGGGACAAGAATGATGAATGGAATCGGTGGATCAGGAGATTTTGCCCGTAACTCACGCCTAGGCATTTTTGTAACGAAATCATATGCAAAAGGCGGCAAAATTTCTAGTATCGTTCCTTTCGTTTCTCATGTGGATCATACTGAACATGATGTGGATGTATTAGTGACAGAGCAAGGGATCGCTGATTTACGTGGTTTGGCACCAAAAGAGCGTGTAGAGTTAATCATAGAAAACTGTGCGCATCCTGACTACCGTCCACAGCTTCGTGCATACTTCACTGAAGCTGTTGCGCAAACGGGTGGGCATCAAACTCCACACATTCTTGAAAAAGCATTTTCATGGCATACAAACCTAGCTAAAAACGGTACGATGCTTGAAGCTGTACTTCAAGATCAAAAATAA
- a CDS encoding LytTR family DNA-binding domain-containing protein, whose amino-acid sequence MDQFTVESVLNIIKEFVPKDASISVADSEKYIYYQPSKQVDLRIKPGDLISENTATYKALSVRKKIGVQVESNVFGVPYYGLSVPIMDEGNPLGAVTAILPSKPLILPTSFLTIKTDDRWIPLPYDEIMYLEAQNRKTKIQSERVSGFHKMNLSELEFILPSDLFIRVHRSYIVNINYIQEILPDFHSTFLLIMKDNSKIQVSQTYASQFRRALGF is encoded by the coding sequence ATGGATCAATTTACGGTCGAATCCGTTTTAAATATCATCAAGGAGTTTGTACCGAAGGATGCTTCAATTTCTGTGGCTGATTCCGAAAAATACATTTATTATCAACCGAGCAAACAAGTTGACTTAAGAATAAAACCGGGTGATTTAATCAGTGAAAACACGGCGACATATAAAGCGCTGAGTGTCCGTAAAAAAATAGGGGTGCAAGTTGAAAGCAATGTATTTGGCGTACCTTACTATGGGCTGAGTGTTCCTATCATGGACGAGGGCAATCCTTTAGGAGCGGTAACGGCCATCTTGCCGTCAAAGCCATTAATTTTACCGACATCATTCTTGACCATTAAAACAGATGATCGCTGGATACCGCTTCCATATGATGAAATCATGTATTTGGAAGCTCAAAATAGGAAAACTAAAATTCAGTCCGAACGTGTGAGTGGATTTCATAAAATGAACTTAAGTGAATTGGAATTCATTTTACCTAGTGATTTATTCATTCGGGTGCATCGTTCGTACATCGTCAATATCAATTATATACAAGAGATCCTTCCCGATTTTCATTCTACATTTTTACTGATAATGAAAGATAATTCCAAAATCCAAGTCAGTCAAACATATGCAAGTCAATTCAGAAGGGCTTTAGGATTTTGA
- a CDS encoding NAD-dependent succinate-semialdehyde dehydrogenase, with product MKDYGLFINGEWSDFGLDKIEVRNPATDEIVATVPKGGATEAAKAADAAYEAFTGWAALSVYERAELIWKWHRLIDDNKEELAKIMTEEQGKPLKEALGEMTYANGFLSWFAEEGKRVYGETIPASVSNKRLFVTKQPVGVVAVITPWNFPAAMITRKVAPALAVGCTVVIKPANLTPITALKMAELAEEAGIPKGVINVVTGKSSEIGETWLQDTRVRKLTFTGSTEVGKTLMRGSADTVKKISLELGGHAPAIVLEDADLNKAVDGIISSKFRNAGQTCVCSNRIYVHEAIQEAFIEKLVAKVKELKVGNGLEDGVDIGPLIDQNAVDKVQKQIDEAISSGAKLEAGGKSISGLFLEPTVLSNIDDSMLCMKEETFGPLAPIASFKTDEEAIKRANDSIFGLAAYIFTENITKGIKFTEALEFGIVGLNDGLPSVPQAPFGGFKQSGLGREGGHQGIEEFLEVKYISLGL from the coding sequence ATGAAGGATTACGGATTATTTATTAACGGTGAGTGGTCGGATTTTGGATTGGATAAAATTGAAGTGAGAAACCCGGCAACGGATGAAATAGTTGCCACGGTTCCTAAAGGCGGTGCAACTGAAGCAGCGAAGGCTGCAGATGCCGCATATGAAGCCTTTACGGGCTGGGCTGCACTCTCAGTCTACGAACGTGCTGAACTAATTTGGAAATGGCATCGATTGATTGATGATAATAAAGAAGAACTAGCCAAAATCATGACTGAAGAGCAAGGCAAGCCCCTTAAAGAGGCTCTTGGTGAAATGACATATGCAAATGGCTTTTTATCTTGGTTTGCCGAAGAAGGAAAACGGGTGTACGGCGAAACGATTCCTGCTTCCGTGTCCAATAAGCGGCTTTTCGTGACTAAACAGCCCGTCGGAGTTGTAGCTGTCATTACGCCTTGGAACTTTCCTGCAGCCATGATTACAAGAAAAGTTGCACCAGCGCTTGCCGTCGGCTGCACAGTCGTCATTAAACCGGCAAACCTGACTCCCATAACAGCTTTAAAAATGGCTGAATTAGCTGAAGAAGCTGGCATTCCAAAAGGAGTAATCAATGTCGTGACAGGAAAATCATCAGAAATCGGTGAAACTTGGCTTCAAGATACGAGGGTTCGTAAATTGACGTTTACCGGCTCTACAGAAGTCGGTAAAACCCTTATGAGGGGCTCAGCTGACACGGTAAAGAAAATCTCGCTTGAGCTCGGAGGTCACGCACCCGCAATCGTTCTTGAGGATGCCGACCTTAATAAAGCGGTTGATGGCATTATCAGTTCAAAATTCCGTAACGCAGGACAAACATGCGTCTGTTCAAATCGCATATATGTCCACGAAGCCATTCAAGAAGCCTTCATCGAAAAGCTTGTTGCCAAGGTCAAAGAACTAAAGGTAGGAAATGGACTGGAAGATGGCGTCGATATCGGTCCGCTTATCGATCAAAATGCAGTGGATAAGGTTCAAAAACAAATTGATGAAGCAATCAGCAGCGGAGCTAAGCTTGAAGCTGGCGGTAAATCAATAAGCGGTCTTTTTCTTGAACCAACCGTACTGTCCAACATTGATGACAGCATGCTCTGCATGAAGGAAGAAACATTTGGACCTCTAGCTCCTATTGCCTCCTTTAAGACTGATGAAGAGGCAATCAAGAGGGCAAATGACTCCATCTTCGGTTTGGCAGCTTACATCTTCACTGAAAATATCACCAAGGGCATAAAATTCACCGAGGCACTTGAATTCGGTATTGTAGGCTTGAACGATGGACTTCCTTCCGTTCCTCAAGCTCCATTTGGAGGATTCAAGCAAAGTGGGCTCGGCCGTGAAGGTGGACACCAAGGCATCGAAGAATTCCTGGAAGTAAAATATATTTCCTTAGGTTTGTAA
- a CDS encoding YbdD/YjiX family protein: MLKRLIKILSYRKQFVSLLVGVPSYDTYVEHMRLHHPEDPVKTRKEFFCEAQDERYNAKGGKVSRCC; encoded by the coding sequence ATGTTGAAAAGATTAATTAAAATTCTCAGCTACAGAAAGCAATTCGTCAGTTTGCTTGTCGGCGTGCCAAGTTATGATACCTATGTGGAACATATGAGATTGCACCATCCGGAAGATCCTGTGAAAACCAGGAAAGAATTTTTCTGCGAAGCCCAGGATGAACGATATAATGCAAAGGGTGGGAAAGTGTCTCGTTGCTGTTAA
- a CDS encoding ammonium transporter: MQMADSVFMFLATMMVWIMTPGIALFYGGMVKSKNVLNTAMHSYMPLAVISILWVLIGYSLSFSPGNTLLGGLDWVGLKDVGFAPGPYSETIPHSLFMLFQMTFAVLTVSIIAGGIAERMKFSAFLIFTILWSLFVYAPVAHWVWGGGWLAELGTLDFAGGNVVHISSGVAGLVLAIMLGKRKESGDSAPHNLPLTFLGGSLIWFGWYGFNVGSALTINEVAMNVFVNTAVAAAAGIIGWLIVEYMANKKATLLGAVSGAISGLVAITPACGFVTPASSIIIGVVGGAVCFWGVFFLKNKLGYDDALDAFGLHGIGGTWGGIATGLFATTSVNENGANGLFYGDFNLLWKQLVAIIATYIFVGVVTYIVAKVINLFVPLRVTEEDESMGLDLTLHGEKAYHESI, encoded by the coding sequence ATGCAAATGGCAGATTCGGTATTCATGTTTTTGGCGACGATGATGGTTTGGATAATGACACCAGGGATTGCCCTATTTTATGGAGGGATGGTAAAAAGTAAAAATGTCCTGAATACGGCAATGCATAGTTACATGCCACTGGCTGTCATTTCGATTCTTTGGGTGCTGATTGGGTATTCATTATCATTTTCACCTGGTAATACACTTCTGGGCGGTCTGGACTGGGTTGGTTTAAAGGATGTAGGCTTTGCACCTGGACCATACAGCGAAACAATTCCTCATAGCTTGTTCATGTTATTCCAAATGACTTTTGCCGTTTTAACGGTCTCGATCATTGCAGGTGGCATTGCCGAGCGGATGAAGTTTTCAGCATTCCTGATTTTTACGATCCTTTGGTCTTTATTCGTATATGCTCCCGTTGCACACTGGGTATGGGGAGGCGGCTGGTTAGCGGAACTGGGTACACTTGACTTTGCAGGTGGCAACGTTGTTCATATTTCTTCAGGGGTCGCAGGTCTTGTTTTAGCGATCATGTTAGGTAAAAGGAAAGAGTCGGGGGACAGTGCACCACATAATCTTCCTTTAACATTCCTTGGGGGATCATTAATTTGGTTCGGTTGGTACGGCTTCAACGTCGGAAGCGCACTGACAATCAATGAAGTGGCGATGAATGTATTCGTTAATACAGCTGTTGCAGCAGCAGCTGGTATCATAGGCTGGCTGATCGTTGAGTATATGGCTAATAAAAAGGCAACATTGCTGGGTGCGGTATCCGGAGCTATTTCTGGCTTGGTAGCCATTACACCTGCTTGCGGATTCGTAACTCCTGCCTCTTCAATCATCATAGGGGTCGTCGGCGGTGCCGTTTGTTTCTGGGGCGTATTCTTCCTCAAGAATAAATTGGGTTACGACGATGCACTTGATGCTTTCGGATTACATGGGATCGGTGGGACATGGGGTGGCATCGCTACAGGTTTGTTCGCGACCACTTCCGTAAACGAAAACGGTGCAAATGGTTTATTCTATGGCGATTTCAACTTGTTGTGGAAACAGCTTGTAGCGATCATCGCGACATATATCTTCGTTGGTGTGGTCACTTATATCGTTGCTAAAGTCATTAACCTCTTCGTGCCGTTGCGTGTCACTGAAGAAGATGAGTCAATGGGGCTTGATCTTACACTTCATGGAGAAAAAGCTTATCACGAATCAATTTAA
- a CDS encoding carbon starvation CstA family protein codes for MKALKSVILWGIISALGAVSFGFVALNRGESINAMWIVTAALCVYSIAYRFYSKFIARKVFELDDNRQTPSEANNDGKDYVPTNKWVLFGHHFAAIAGAGPLVGPILAAQMGYLPGTLWLVVGVVLAGAVQDFIILFGSMRRNGKSLGEMIKEEIGPITGLIAMIGILGIMIILLAVLALVVVKALVGSPWGMFTIASTIPIAVLMGIYMRYIRPGRVGEGSIIGIILLMLALYFGRFVSESATLAPMFTFSGETIAIMLIVYGFVASVLPVWMLLAPRDYLSTFLKIGTIIGLALGIFIVMPSLEMPAVTQFIDGTGPVFSGNLFPFLFITIACGAVSGFHALVSSGTTPKMIERESHSRPIGYGAMLTESFVAIMAMIAACVLTPGIYFAINSPGAVVGTEPAQVAATISDWGFILTPEMITDLADDVGEETIISRTGGAPTFAIGMAHIFSQVIGGASLMAFWYHFAILFEALFILTTIDAGTRVGRFMIQDIIGTFYKPFAETNKWLPNIIATAICVIGWGYFLYQGVIDPLGGINTLWPLFGIANQMLSAIALLLGTTVLFKMGKKAYTWVTLVPTTFLLIVTMTAGWQKLFHENPAIGFLAHKDKFKAAYDNGEILAPAANLAEMKRVIVNDYVDAALCAIFMIVVITVLISAIRLWIKVLKNQKIDLHESPYVSRSS; via the coding sequence ATGAAAGCGCTTAAGTCGGTCATTCTTTGGGGGATCATATCTGCGTTGGGTGCAGTGAGTTTTGGTTTCGTCGCGCTAAACCGGGGGGAAAGCATCAATGCCATGTGGATTGTCACTGCAGCACTCTGTGTTTATTCAATTGCATACCGCTTTTATAGTAAATTCATTGCACGTAAAGTGTTTGAGCTAGATGACAATCGCCAGACTCCATCGGAAGCGAATAATGATGGGAAAGACTACGTACCTACAAATAAATGGGTGTTGTTTGGCCACCATTTTGCAGCGATTGCCGGAGCTGGCCCTCTCGTAGGCCCCATCCTTGCAGCGCAGATGGGATATTTGCCAGGGACACTATGGCTTGTAGTCGGAGTTGTATTAGCTGGTGCCGTACAGGATTTCATCATTCTCTTCGGTTCGATGCGCCGTAACGGCAAATCATTGGGAGAGATGATCAAGGAGGAAATAGGACCAATTACAGGCTTGATAGCGATGATCGGTATCCTGGGTATCATGATCATTTTATTAGCGGTACTTGCCCTGGTTGTCGTAAAGGCGCTGGTGGGAAGTCCGTGGGGGATGTTCACGATTGCCTCGACCATACCGATCGCTGTACTTATGGGCATTTACATGCGCTATATAAGGCCGGGACGGGTTGGCGAAGGATCGATTATCGGAATCATACTATTGATGCTCGCGTTATATTTCGGTCGCTTTGTATCCGAGAGCGCAACATTGGCGCCAATGTTCACTTTCAGCGGGGAAACGATCGCCATCATGTTGATTGTATATGGATTCGTTGCATCCGTTTTGCCTGTATGGATGTTATTGGCACCGCGTGATTACTTAAGCACATTCTTGAAAATCGGTACGATCATCGGACTTGCACTTGGTATCTTTATTGTCATGCCGAGCCTTGAAATGCCTGCCGTCACACAATTCATCGATGGAACAGGACCCGTATTTTCCGGTAATTTATTCCCTTTCCTATTCATTACGATCGCTTGTGGAGCGGTATCGGGATTCCATGCACTCGTTTCATCAGGTACAACTCCTAAAATGATCGAACGCGAATCCCATTCACGTCCAATCGGATACGGGGCGATGTTGACTGAATCCTTTGTAGCCATCATGGCGATGATAGCAGCCTGTGTACTGACTCCAGGGATCTATTTTGCTATTAACAGCCCGGGTGCCGTTGTGGGAACGGAACCAGCCCAAGTGGCTGCTACTATATCCGATTGGGGTTTCATTTTGACACCTGAGATGATTACCGACCTTGCAGACGATGTTGGGGAAGAGACCATTATATCCCGTACTGGAGGAGCTCCAACCTTTGCTATAGGCATGGCCCATATCTTCTCGCAAGTGATTGGAGGGGCGTCCCTGATGGCGTTCTGGTATCATTTTGCGATCCTGTTCGAGGCATTGTTCATATTGACCACCATTGATGCGGGAACCAGGGTAGGGCGTTTTATGATACAGGATATTATCGGCACCTTTTACAAACCATTTGCCGAAACGAATAAATGGCTGCCCAATATTATTGCGACTGCCATTTGTGTAATCGGTTGGGGGTACTTCCTTTATCAAGGGGTCATTGATCCTCTTGGCGGAATCAATACCCTTTGGCCATTGTTTGGAATTGCGAATCAGATGCTTTCCGCCATTGCGTTGCTGCTTGGGACGACAGTCCTTTTCAAAATGGGCAAAAAAGCGTACACATGGGTTACTCTTGTGCCAACTACATTCTTGTTGATAGTGACTATGACGGCAGGGTGGCAAAAGCTGTTCCACGAAAACCCGGCGATTGGCTTTTTAGCACACAAGGATAAGTTTAAAGCAGCCTATGATAATGGGGAAATTCTAGCTCCGGCAGCTAATCTAGCCGAGATGAAACGGGTTATCGTCAATGATTATGTGGATGCTGCCCTTTGTGCCATCTTCATGATCGTTGTGATCACGGTCCTGATTTCTGCAATTAGGTTATGGATAAAGGTCTTGAAGAACCAGAAAATAGATTTACATGAATCACCTTATGTATCAAGGTCGTCATAA
- a CDS encoding P-II family nitrogen regulator: MSEVLTKIEIITRPIKFEQFKAELAKIGVSGMTVSEVKGTGLQKSYVETYRGRNREMSLHDRMKIEIVVCEVPVQDVVDVARKFLSTGKPGDGKIFIYELANVVNIRTGKEGHDALKNDI; encoded by the coding sequence ATGTCCGAGGTTTTAACGAAAATAGAAATTATTACACGTCCTATCAAGTTTGAACAATTCAAAGCGGAACTTGCAAAAATAGGGGTAAGCGGAATGACAGTATCGGAAGTAAAAGGAACGGGTCTTCAGAAAAGTTATGTGGAAACATATAGAGGCAGAAATCGTGAAATGTCACTGCATGACCGAATGAAAATCGAAATCGTCGTGTGTGAAGTGCCAGTTCAGGATGTTGTGGATGTAGCAAGGAAATTCTTGAGTACCGGTAAACCAGGTGACGGTAAAATCTTCATTTATGAATTGGCGAATGTTGTAAATATCCGTACCGGAAAAGAGGGACATGATGCGTTAAAGAATGATATCTGA
- a CDS encoding dicarboxylate/amino acid:cation symporter codes for MKILKNLTVQVIIGIILGITVGFFFPAFGEQLKILADLFIKMIKMVIAPIIFLTVVIGIGGMGDMKKVGRIGGKALLYFEIVTTFALAIGIIVVNLLGPGKGFNIDSVEGGDVSQYTTAASETEHGAVAFISNIIPDNAVAALAGGDLLPILFFAVLFGLSMAAMGPRVQPVVSFFQHIADIFFGIVGMIMKVSPLAAFGAMAYTIGKFGLGSLSSLGQLMGSVYITMALFIFLILGSIAKIYNFNIFKFIAYLKEEILLVLGTSSSESALPSVMKKLEKYGCSKSVVGLVVPTGYSFNLDGTSIYLSMAAIFIAQAYGVDLSIWQELTLLGILMLTSKGAAGVTGSGFITLAATLAAFPMIPVEGMALLLGVDRFMSEARAITNLIGNSVATVVISKSEGEFNPNQAISGDMSEVAVSSEK; via the coding sequence TTGAAAATATTAAAAAATCTAACAGTTCAGGTCATCATCGGTATCATTCTGGGTATAACAGTCGGTTTCTTCTTCCCTGCTTTCGGTGAACAGCTGAAGATATTAGCTGATTTATTTATTAAAATGATTAAAATGGTCATTGCACCAATCATCTTCTTAACCGTCGTAATCGGAATTGGCGGTATGGGTGATATGAAAAAGGTTGGCCGCATCGGCGGAAAGGCCCTGCTCTATTTTGAAATCGTTACCACTTTCGCACTTGCCATCGGAATCATCGTAGTCAATCTGCTGGGACCTGGTAAAGGCTTTAACATCGATTCAGTCGAGGGCGGAGATGTATCACAATATACAACGGCCGCTTCCGAAACGGAACATGGAGCCGTTGCTTTCATTTCTAATATCATTCCTGATAATGCCGTTGCCGCACTGGCTGGCGGAGACTTACTCCCTATTTTATTCTTTGCCGTTTTATTCGGATTATCAATGGCGGCAATGGGACCGAGAGTGCAGCCAGTCGTTTCTTTCTTTCAGCATATTGCCGATATTTTCTTCGGCATCGTCGGTATGATCATGAAAGTATCTCCATTGGCCGCATTTGGAGCAATGGCTTATACAATCGGTAAGTTTGGCCTTGGTTCTTTAAGCTCTTTAGGACAATTAATGGGTAGCGTATATATCACCATGGCACTATTCATATTTCTTATCCTTGGTTCGATTGCAAAAATCTACAATTTTAATATTTTCAAGTTCATAGCCTATTTAAAAGAAGAGATCCTCTTAGTTTTAGGAACATCTTCATCGGAATCCGCTTTACCAAGCGTGATGAAAAAACTCGAAAAATACGGTTGCTCAAAATCGGTAGTCGGTTTAGTTGTCCCAACTGGTTATTCTTTCAACCTTGATGGCACATCCATCTACTTATCCATGGCAGCGATTTTCATCGCCCAAGCCTATGGTGTCGATTTAAGCATCTGGCAGGAATTGACCCTTCTAGGAATCTTGATGTTAACATCCAAAGGAGCTGCCGGTGTAACGGGATCCGGTTTCATTACACTTGCTGCAACATTAGCTGCCTTCCCAATGATTCCAGTTGAAGGAATGGCATTACTGCTGGGAGTCGACCGCTTCATGTCTGAAGCACGTGCCATCACTAATCTAATCGGTAACAGTGTTGCTACAGTGGTCATTTCTAAATCAGAAGGTGAATTCAATCCAAATCAAGCCATCTCAGGTGATATGAGTGAAGTGGCCGTCTCATCGGAAAAATAA
- a CDS encoding ketopantoate reductase family protein, translating into MNIVIIGAGALGSYFGGRLQQAGQDVQYLVRKNRAKQLKENGISITSPHGNYQFNDLHITEKVSDIEKVDLVILAVKGQHLQGTLTDLKVLVEKGAKVLPLLNGLEHVSILQDELGDEAVLGGSAFIIATLDEKGHVIHSNDNHDLIYGPLHPSQKKICDEFEQAAGSAIMKVSRTENILIRMWIKYMFITAFSGVTTASNLPIGTIRRFPETNGLLEKVLVEMKELANAYDVGITVENIAQALENMAGLPEESTSSMHQDRRKGLTLEVEHLQGGALRLADKVGLKLPVIGTLYALIKPFEN; encoded by the coding sequence TTGAATATTGTCATTATAGGGGCCGGGGCACTCGGCTCCTACTTTGGAGGCAGGTTGCAGCAGGCCGGGCAGGATGTTCAATACCTTGTCCGTAAAAACCGCGCCAAACAATTGAAAGAAAACGGCATCAGCATAACCAGCCCACATGGAAACTACCAATTTAACGACCTTCATATCACAGAGAAAGTAAGTGATATAGAAAAGGTCGACCTCGTGATTCTCGCCGTAAAAGGCCAGCATCTGCAAGGTACCCTTACAGATTTAAAGGTCCTTGTTGAAAAGGGCGCAAAGGTCCTCCCGCTTTTGAATGGATTAGAACATGTATCCATTTTACAGGACGAGCTGGGCGATGAGGCCGTCTTGGGAGGAAGTGCCTTCATCATTGCCACCCTTGATGAAAAAGGTCATGTCATTCACTCCAATGATAATCACGATTTAATCTATGGCCCGCTTCATCCGTCACAAAAAAAGATTTGTGATGAATTCGAACAGGCGGCCGGATCAGCTATCATGAAGGTAAGCAGAACGGAAAACATATTAATCAGGATGTGGATCAAATACATGTTCATCACCGCTTTCTCCGGTGTGACAACTGCCTCCAACCTCCCTATCGGCACGATACGGAGATTCCCGGAAACCAATGGATTGCTAGAAAAGGTCCTTGTTGAAATGAAGGAGCTTGCGAATGCTTATGACGTCGGAATTACTGTGGAGAATATTGCTCAGGCGTTGGAAAACATGGCAGGTTTACCTGAAGAGTCTACCTCTTCCATGCACCAGGACCGCCGGAAGGGCCTAACGCTAGAAGTGGAACATTTACAGGGCGGTGCACTGCGCCTTGCCGACAAGGTCGGTTTGAAACTTCCTGTGATCGGAACCCTATATGCACTTATAAAACCATTTGAAAATTAA